Genomic window (Pyramidobacter porci):
GTCCGCGGCACGACGCAGCGAGGCGAAAAACAGCGGCGTCATCAGCGAGGCTATGCCGCGCGTCAGCCCCAGGTTCAGCGGCCCCATGCAGACGTCTTCCAGCACGGTGCGCCCGAACAGCTGATGCTCGGGGTACTGAAAGACCAGCCCCACCGCCCGGCGCAGGTCGCAGAGACGGAACGACCGCGCCGACGTCTCCTGCCCGTTCAGCAGCACCACGCCGGAATCGGGCCTGAGCAGCCCGTTCAGGTGCCTGATCAGCGTCGTCTTGCCCGATCCCGACGCGCCGATCAGCGCTAGACACTCGTCGCGGCGCAGCGTCAGCGAAACGCCCCGCAGGACGTTTTCCTTCCCCGACGGCGTATCGTAGCCGAACCACAGATCGCGCGCCTCCAGTAAAGGCGTTCCCCCGCCCGACGGGGACGGGGCGCTTCCTCTCACGTCTGCGCGACAAACTCGTCTTCGCTCAGCACCGACAGGCGGAAAGCCCAGCCCCGCCGCCTGAGCCGCCGCGCCAGTTCCGCCGCCGGCGGCAGTTCCATACCAGCCCGCCGCATCGCTTCCGCGTCGCCAAGCACTTCGGCCGACGTTCCCCGCTTCAGCACCCCGCCACGCTCCATCAGCGCCACAACGTCGGCCCCCGCCGCCTCGTCGGGGTGGTGCGTGATCAGCACCACCGTGACGCCGCGCTCGCGGTTGAGGCGATGGAGCGGCGCCATCAGCTCGCGCCGTGCCCGCGGATCGAGCATCGCCGTAGGTTCGTCGAGCGCCAGGCACGACGGCAGACAGGCGACGGCCCCGGCCGCCGCCGCGCGCTGCTTCTCCCCGCCCGACAGGCGGGACGTCGCCGCCGCGCGCTTGTCCGCCAGGGCCATGGCCTCCAGGCTGCCGGTCACGCGCCGCCGGATCTCCGCCGGTTCCAGCCCGCGGCACTCCGGGCCGAACGCCGCGTCTTCCTCCACCGTCGCGCCGACGATCTGGTTGTCCGGATTTTGGAAGACCATGCCCACCGCGTCGCGGATCCGCCACAGGCAGCCCGCGTCGGCCGTGTCCAGCCCGTCCACCAGCGCCGCGCCGGACGAAGGGAGCAGCAGCGCGTTGAGGTGCCGCGCCAGCGTGGATTTGCCGCTGCCGTTCGGCCCCAGAACCGCCATAAAACAACCGGACGGAATATCCAGCGATATCCCGTCCAGAGCCGCGCGCCGCGCCGTATCCCGATCCCCGCGCCGCGTCGGATAGCGGTACGTCAGATCTTTGAGACAGATCATGCCGGGAGGCTAAGCGTTTTCTTTCCCCAGGAAACGCGCCGGCATGGCCTTCAGCAGCGCATAGGCCACGATGCACGTGCCGATCTTGTCGACGAAATTCGACGCCACGTTGCGCAGGAACGACGCCTGGAAGATCGACTGACCGCCCTTGACCAGCGCCATCACCAGCACGTCGGAGAACGAGCCGTTCAGCCCGCCGTAGACGAAAATGCCGATCGGCGTGCCGATCGCCGGGCAAATGAAGCTCAGCGCCAGACCGAGCAGCAGCGCCGTAAGCAGATTGAACTGGAACCGGCGGCAGACCGGCCCCGTGACCAGGCCGACGGCCATGTTCACGAGGCAGAAGGGGATGTCCCTGACGCTGTAGATCAGCCCCGTGATGATGTTGCTGAGCGCGCCGACGATCACGCCGGCCGCCGGCCCGAACAGCACCGCCGCCAGCACCGTGCCCATCGTGTCCAGATAGAGCGGGATCTTCAGCGCCGAGGTGACGATGCCCAGCACAATGCTCATCGCTACGGCCACGCCGCAGAACGCCGTCACGTACGTCTTCCGGTTCATCATAAAAAAACTCTCCTCTCATGCTTGCGGCGCTCGCGCGCCTCGAAATAAAACGCCGTCCGGCGCGTTTTTCCCACGCCGAACCTTTCCGCTCCGCGCGG
Coding sequences:
- a CDS encoding ATP-binding cassette domain-containing protein; amino-acid sequence: MRGSAPSPSGGGTPLLEARDLWFGYDTPSGKENVLRGVSLTLRRDECLALIGASGSGKTTLIRHLNGLLRPDSGVVLLNGQETSARSFRLCDLRRAVGLVFQYPEHQLFGRTVLEDVCMGPLNLGLTRGIASLMTPLFFASLRRAADLAEAMDARGCREGRTTTRLYPLRYTAADRRACVCIDVYGSAMLTLSLIL
- a CDS encoding CD3073 family putative ECF transporter S component produces the protein MMNRKTYVTAFCGVAVAMSIVLGIVTSALKIPLYLDTMGTVLAAVLFGPAAGVIVGALSNIITGLIYSVRDIPFCLVNMAVGLVTGPVCRRFQFNLLTALLLGLALSFICPAIGTPIGIFVYGGLNGSFSDVLVMALVKGGQSIFQASFLRNVASNFVDKIGTCIVAYALLKAMPARFLGKENA
- a CDS encoding ATP-binding cassette domain-containing protein; protein product: MICLKDLTYRYPTRRGDRDTARRAALDGISLDIPSGCFMAVLGPNGSGKSTLARHLNALLLPSSGAALVDGLDTADAGCLWRIRDAVGMVFQNPDNQIVGATVEEDAAFGPECRGLEPAEIRRRVTGSLEAMALADKRAAATSRLSGGEKQRAAAAGAVACLPSCLALDEPTAMLDPRARRELMAPLHRLNRERGVTVVLITHHPDEAAGADVVALMERGGVLKRGTSAEVLGDAEAMRRAGMELPPAAELARRLRRRGWAFRLSVLSEDEFVAQT